The following are from one region of the Dermacentor albipictus isolate Rhodes 1998 colony chromosome 5, USDA_Dalb.pri_finalv2, whole genome shotgun sequence genome:
- the LOC135913956 gene encoding centrosomal protein of 57 kDa-like isoform X2, giving the protein MPLQIKETASLHGTKGDAVIHSLAKLLEKVHRLEAKKRAAHGCPSELGEHIALVEAQCALLEEQLRYARQVLVFSTKPRSTPDAFPEGPFAKSPSYDNDDVFDEPEGARAPGPEQRPAAQKSVPEMNTEDRKRTSRKTTSKVPEAAVPGKHSSQTRRARSTSAVPHTVRFPDQVYQCRLNVGDVPFILSKSTSASHSLPANLQNLVSLLKKAKPQSVGQDFADGTHRNVCVVGKAGLPRSNSEIDLRAASQPDAASRDLVQLMHQGEQLLKQLNQAQMPGTRHSLKCQCRRLISRIQARMADIGKPEPNCSARRSC; this is encoded by the exons ATGCCGTTACAGATCAAAGAGACCGCCAGCCTTCACGGCACGAAAGGCGACG CAGTGATACATTCACTCGCCAAGCTATTGGAAAAGGTCCACCGCCTTGAGGCGAAGAAGCGCGCGGCTCACGGCTGTCCATCAG AGCTCGGAGAGCACATCGCGCTGGTGGAAGCGCAGTGTGCCTTGCTTGAGGAACAACTGCGGTACGCGCGACAAGTTCTGGTTTTCTCCACTAAACCGAGGAGCACTCCCGACGCATTTCCGGAAGGCCCGTTTGCCAAGTCGCCCAGCTACGACAACGACGATGTCTTTGACGAACCAGAAGGCGCTCGGGCCCCTGGGCCCGAGCAGCGACCTGCAGCCCAAAAGTCGGTCCCAGAGATGAACACGGAAGACAGGAAAAGGACGTCGAGAAAAACGACTTCAAAG GTGCCTGAAGCTGCAGTGCCTGGGAAGCACTCGAGCCAGACTCGTCGAGCAAGGTCAACATCTGCTGTTCCACACACTGTTCGTTTTCCTGACCAAGTTTACCAGTGCAGACTCAATGTTGGAGATGTGCCATTCATCCTCAGCAAA AGCACTTCAGCGAGTCACTCACTCCCTGCGAATCTTCAGAACCTCGTGTCTCTGCTGAAGAAGGCCAAGCCACAGAGTGTGGGGCAGGACTTTGCAGATGGCACACATCGAAATGTTTGTGTAGTAGGGAAAGCGGGCTTGCCCAGGAGCAACAGTGAGATTGACTTGCGTGCGGCATCTCAACCTGATGCTGCTAGCAGAGACCTTGTGCAACTAATGCA CCAAGGGGAGCAGCTGTTGAAGCAGTTGAATCAAGCCCAAATGCCTGGCACGCGACACTCTCTAAAGTGCCAGTGCCGGCGGCTAATCAGCCGCATTCAGGCCAGAATGGCAGACATTGGAAAACCAGAG CCAAACTGCTCCGCtagaagaagctgctga